Proteins encoded in a region of the Streptomyces sp. NBC_00258 genome:
- a CDS encoding MSMEG_0569 family flavin-dependent oxidoreductase, with amino-acid sequence MVVGAGQAGLSMSYCLRERGVEHVVIEANRVGHEWRERRWDSFCLVTPNWQCRLPGYPYQGDDPDGFMVRDEIVRYLEDYVAFFRPPLVEGVSVTRLRRTTVGVFELTTTAGDFTADQVVVATGPYHTPSVPPMAQRLPDHITQVHSSSYRGPDQLPEGAVLVVGTGQSGCQIAEDLHLAGRPVHLAVGSAPRVARFYRGRDCVAWLDDMGHYGKAIDEFDDAGAVRMRVNHYVTGRNGGRDIDLRAFARDGMRLYGRLTHIGGTALEFADDLKVNLDHADAVAEGIKDAIDAYIAAQGIDAPTEHRYVPVWEPDEQLCELDLEAIGITSVVWATGFRRDHRWIEAPVFDGRGYPMHWRGATSTPGLHFLGLPWQYSWGSGRFEAVGRDAEFLADHIDASRRLADVCGTLTGAPAELASALPIG; translated from the coding sequence GTGGTGGTCGGCGCAGGACAGGCGGGACTCTCGATGAGCTACTGCCTGCGGGAGCGCGGTGTCGAGCACGTCGTCATCGAGGCAAACCGGGTCGGGCACGAGTGGCGTGAGCGCCGCTGGGACTCCTTCTGCCTGGTGACGCCCAACTGGCAGTGCAGGCTGCCCGGTTATCCGTATCAGGGCGACGATCCCGACGGGTTCATGGTCCGTGACGAGATCGTCCGGTACCTGGAGGACTACGTGGCCTTCTTCCGGCCGCCTCTAGTGGAGGGGGTGTCCGTCACCAGGCTGCGCCGCACCACCGTCGGAGTCTTCGAACTCACCACCACGGCCGGGGACTTCACCGCCGACCAGGTCGTGGTCGCCACCGGCCCGTACCACACGCCGTCCGTCCCACCGATGGCCCAACGCCTGCCCGACCACATCACCCAGGTCCATTCCTCCAGCTACCGCGGCCCGGACCAGCTCCCCGAGGGCGCGGTCCTGGTGGTCGGCACCGGCCAGTCCGGCTGCCAGATAGCCGAGGACCTGCATCTGGCGGGTCGGCCCGTGCACCTGGCCGTCGGCAGCGCACCCCGCGTGGCCCGCTTCTACCGCGGACGCGACTGTGTGGCCTGGCTCGACGACATGGGCCACTACGGCAAGGCCATCGACGAGTTCGACGACGCCGGCGCCGTCCGGATGCGAGTGAACCACTACGTCACCGGCCGCAACGGAGGCCGCGACATCGACCTGCGGGCCTTCGCCCGTGACGGCATGCGGCTGTACGGACGCCTCACCCACATCGGCGGTACGGCTCTGGAGTTCGCCGACGATCTGAAGGTGAACCTGGACCACGCGGATGCGGTCGCCGAGGGCATCAAGGACGCCATCGATGCGTATATCGCCGCGCAGGGGATCGACGCCCCGACCGAGCACCGGTACGTACCGGTGTGGGAGCCGGACGAGCAGCTGTGCGAACTGGACCTGGAGGCCATCGGGATCACGTCCGTGGTCTGGGCGACCGGCTTCCGGCGCGACCACCGGTGGATCGAGGCTCCCGTCTTCGACGGCCGGGGCTACCCGATGCACTGGCGGGGCGCCACCAGCACGCCCGGCCTGCACTTCCTGGGTCTGCCCTGGCAGTACTCGTGGGGCTCGGGCCGCTTCGAGGCGGTGGGCAGGGACGCGGAGTTCCTCGCGGACCACATCGACGCCTCGCGCCGCCTGGCCGACGTGTGCGGCACGCTCACCGGGGCGCCCGCCGAACTCGCCTCCGCCCTCCCGATCGGCTGA
- a CDS encoding amidohydrolase family protein, whose product MVFDAHRHIGVLPAYAFYGGPPVNPDTTARATVKQLIADLDAEGTERALVIPNYGVPDPAIAFSFNELALEAAQSDDRIRAGLWVSPRPQDAQRTEHALALAGEQGVKALKLSFLLGGHPTDPACRPQLDRIFATATRHNLVVHVHTSPGAASDIDEVGHLVDWYGDQVPVHLVHFGGGMSGHIKLAGSRFFDWIDAGKRVYTDLSWAIGFTPRWLAREIERRGIGHDRVLFASDQPWGDFTGEYARLAEATGGGELGDLVFRDTFAALYD is encoded by the coding sequence GTGGTCTTCGACGCACACCGCCACATCGGCGTCCTGCCCGCCTACGCCTTCTACGGCGGCCCGCCCGTCAACCCCGACACCACTGCCCGCGCCACGGTCAAACAGCTGATCGCCGACCTGGACGCGGAGGGCACCGAACGCGCACTGGTCATCCCCAACTACGGTGTCCCCGACCCCGCGATCGCCTTCTCCTTCAACGAGTTGGCGCTGGAGGCCGCCCAGAGCGACGACCGGATCCGCGCCGGGCTATGGGTGTCACCACGCCCACAGGACGCCCAACGGACCGAGCACGCCCTGGCACTGGCCGGAGAGCAAGGCGTGAAGGCGCTGAAGCTGAGCTTCCTGCTCGGCGGGCATCCAACGGACCCCGCCTGCCGCCCCCAACTGGACCGCATCTTCGCCACAGCCACCCGGCACAACCTCGTCGTCCACGTGCACACCTCCCCCGGCGCCGCCTCCGACATCGACGAGGTCGGCCACCTCGTCGATTGGTACGGCGACCAGGTCCCCGTCCATCTCGTGCACTTCGGCGGCGGGATGAGCGGCCACATCAAGCTCGCCGGCTCCCGGTTCTTCGACTGGATCGACGCCGGCAAGCGCGTCTACACCGACCTCTCCTGGGCCATCGGCTTCACCCCCCGCTGGCTGGCCCGGGAGATCGAGCGCCGCGGCATCGGCCACGACCGCGTGCTCTTCGCCAGCGACCAGCCCTGGGGCGACTTCACCGGCGAATACGCCCGCCTCGCCGAAGCCACCGGCGGCGGCGAACTCGGCGACCTGGTCTTCCGGGACACGTTCGCCGCGCTCTACGACTGA
- a CDS encoding MSMEG_0572/Sll0783 family nitrogen starvation response protein translates to MSESVVTAELSDVEQKSLDEIPHPSLPEGTSIYGSTKVFPDYQAEDGETYFTLVHGIAHESSVSFVAVLQATRALRKGFETAIYFYGPGSLNCLATRGFPTVGNSAFPGEHNINNQLKTFIAEGGKVFCCRFGLSLHGAREEDLIEGVIPTHPLDVQDALIHYARKGAIINSTYQL, encoded by the coding sequence ATGTCCGAATCCGTCGTCACCGCCGAACTCTCCGACGTCGAGCAGAAGTCCCTCGACGAGATCCCGCATCCCTCGCTCCCCGAGGGCACCAGCATCTACGGCTCCACCAAGGTCTTCCCCGACTACCAGGCCGAGGACGGGGAGACCTACTTCACCCTCGTCCACGGCATCGCCCACGAGTCGTCCGTGTCCTTCGTCGCCGTCCTGCAGGCCACCCGCGCCCTGCGCAAGGGCTTCGAGACCGCGATCTACTTCTACGGCCCTGGCTCGCTCAACTGCCTTGCCACCCGCGGCTTTCCGACCGTCGGCAACTCCGCGTTCCCCGGCGAGCACAACATCAACAACCAGCTCAAGACATTCATCGCCGAGGGCGGCAAGGTCTTCTGCTGCCGCTTCGGACTGTCCCTGCACGGCGCCCGCGAGGAGGACCTGATCGAGGGCGTCATCCCGACCCATCCCCTCGACGTCCAAGACGCGCTGATCCACTACGCGCGCAAGGGCGCCATCATCAACTCCACCTACCAGCTGTAG
- a CDS encoding MSMEG_0570 family nitrogen starvation response protein, translated as MPEMYFHVRWPDGVTQRCYSPSTVVEDYFVPGSDYELEDFVERSRTALGIAGERVKEKFGFYCTGASDQLAQIERTAASHRTVSGAKVMVESLTGTDGRTR; from the coding sequence ATGCCCGAGATGTATTTCCATGTGCGCTGGCCCGATGGTGTGACGCAGCGTTGCTATTCCCCCTCCACAGTAGTCGAGGACTATTTCGTTCCAGGCAGTGACTACGAGCTCGAGGATTTCGTCGAGCGGAGCCGTACGGCACTCGGTATCGCCGGAGAGCGGGTGAAGGAGAAGTTCGGCTTCTACTGCACCGGCGCCTCCGACCAACTCGCGCAGATCGAGCGGACCGCTGCCTCTCACCGCACCGTCAGCGGTGCCAAGGTCATGGTCGAGTCCCTGACCGGGACCGACGGGAGGACGCGGTGA